From Firmicutes bacterium HGW-Firmicutes-1, one genomic window encodes:
- a CDS encoding histidinol phosphate phosphatase yields MSDFHVHSSFSGDSKTEMEVIIKHAIDKKIQNLCFTEHHDLDLQNNDTSFQLDFQTYYDTFLKLKDQYSNAIGLLLGIELGIQPHLYSELSKIAKNHPYDFILCSSHVAKGIDPYFPEYFVGKTKEVAYSEYFETILTCVKNFSDYDVYAHLDYVIRYGPYEDKHYKIKDYQDLIDEILKTIIHKNKGIEINTAGFKYNLGDSHPSSEVIKRYRELGGEIITVGSDAHHPNQLCNYFDLAHNILLDAGFKYYTIFEGRKPEFIKL; encoded by the coding sequence ATAAGCGATTTTCATGTACATAGTTCTTTTTCTGGCGATAGCAAAACTGAGATGGAAGTGATCATAAAGCATGCTATAGATAAAAAAATCCAAAATCTGTGCTTTACTGAACACCATGACTTAGATTTACAAAATAATGACACTTCATTTCAACTAGATTTCCAAACTTACTATGATACTTTTTTAAAATTAAAAGATCAATACTCAAATGCGATTGGTTTGTTACTTGGAATTGAACTTGGAATTCAACCACATTTATATTCCGAATTATCTAAAATAGCAAAAAATCACCCTTACGACTTTATACTCTGTTCTAGTCATGTTGCTAAAGGTATTGATCCATATTTCCCGGAATATTTTGTTGGTAAGACTAAGGAAGTAGCATATTCAGAATACTTCGAAACGATACTAACCTGCGTCAAAAATTTTTCTGATTATGATGTTTATGCACATTTGGATTATGTAATTCGATATGGCCCTTACGAAGACAAACATTATAAAATCAAAGATTACCAAGACCTCATAGATGAAATACTCAAAACAATCATTCACAAGAATAAGGGCATTGAAATAAATACTGCTGGTTTTAAATATAACTTAGGTGATTCACATCCATCCTCCGAGGTGATTAAACGCTACAGGGAACTTGGCGGAGAAATTATTACCGTCGGCTCAGATGCACACCACCCCAACCAACTATGTAATTATTTTGATCTTGCTCATAATATATTATTAGATGCAGGCTTTAAATATTATACGATTTTTGAAGGAAGGAAACCAGAATTCATTAAATTATAA
- a CDS encoding tRNA 2-thiouridine(34) synthase MnmA encodes MNKNKVVVGMSGGVDSSVAAYLLKEQGYDVVGVTMQIWQDEDQEAVEENGGCCGLSAVDDARRVANALSIPYYVMNFKKEFSEHVIEYFVNEYIEGRTPNPCIACNRYVKWESLLQRSLSIGADYIATGHYAQIVKLENGRYALKKSATLAKDQTYALYNLTQEQLKRTLMPVGAYTKEEVRILAEKINLRIANKPDSQEICFIPDNNYGRFLEEYTGKKFEPGNFITTDGKVIGQHNGIIHYTVGQRKGLGLNLGKPGFVVEIRPETNEVVIGENEDVFSKRLLANNLNFMSIESIEGEVELEAKIRYSHQPAKCLIKMVAEDKIECIFEQPQRAVTPGQAIVFYDGDLVVGGGTIIRDCT; translated from the coding sequence ATGAACAAAAATAAGGTTGTAGTCGGTATGTCAGGTGGGGTAGACTCATCTGTTGCAGCTTATTTACTGAAAGAACAAGGTTATGATGTTGTTGGAGTCACAATGCAAATATGGCAAGATGAGGATCAAGAAGCAGTAGAAGAAAATGGTGGTTGTTGTGGACTCTCTGCTGTTGATGATGCTAGACGTGTTGCAAATGCCCTTAGTATCCCATATTATGTTATGAACTTTAAAAAAGAATTTTCAGAGCACGTAATAGAATATTTTGTAAATGAATACATCGAAGGTAGAACTCCAAATCCATGTATAGCATGTAATCGTTATGTGAAGTGGGAGTCGCTCCTTCAAAGAAGCCTAAGCATTGGTGCGGATTATATTGCTACTGGACATTATGCTCAAATTGTTAAGCTTGAGAATGGCAGATATGCCTTGAAGAAATCAGCAACGCTTGCGAAGGATCAGACCTATGCTTTGTATAATTTAACACAAGAACAACTAAAAAGAACGTTAATGCCTGTTGGTGCTTATACGAAAGAAGAAGTAAGGATCCTTGCAGAAAAAATAAACTTACGTATTGCGAATAAGCCTGATAGTCAAGAAATCTGTTTTATTCCAGATAATAATTATGGAAGATTTCTAGAAGAGTATACTGGAAAAAAATTTGAACCAGGTAATTTTATAACAACTGATGGAAAAGTAATTGGTCAGCACAATGGAATCATCCATTACACTGTAGGTCAAAGGAAGGGTTTAGGCTTAAACTTGGGTAAACCAGGATTTGTAGTAGAAATTAGACCCGAAACAAATGAAGTTGTTATTGGAGAAAATGAGGATGTCTTTTCAAAGAGGCTTCTAGCGAATAACTTGAACTTTATGTCAATTGAAAGTATTGAAGGTGAAGTAGAGTTAGAAGCGAAAATAAGATATAGTCATCAACCAGCCAAATGTTTAATCAAAATGGTAGCAGAAGATAAAATAGAATGTATCTTTGAACAGCCACAAAGAGCTGTAACGCCAGGACAAGCGATCGTATTTTACGATGGAGACTTGGTTGTTGGCGGAGGTACGATCATTAGAGATTGTACTTAA
- the nifU gene encoding Fe-S cluster assembly scaffold protein NifU — MYTEKVMDHFSNPRNMGEIENADGVGTVGNAKCGDIMRIYLKIENGIVEDVKFKTFGCGAAIATSSMATELVKGKTVQEALHVTNKAVMEALDGLPKVKVHCSLLAEEALQAALWDYAKKNDIVIEGLKEPKEEDHDHELEEEE; from the coding sequence ATGTATACTGAAAAGGTAATGGATCACTTTTCAAATCCAAGAAATATGGGCGAAATAGAAAATGCAGATGGTGTAGGTACTGTTGGAAATGCAAAATGTGGTGATATTATGCGCATTTATTTGAAAATTGAAAACGGTATTGTTGAAGATGTAAAATTTAAAACTTTTGGCTGTGGAGCAGCAATCGCAACAAGCAGTATGGCTACAGAGTTGGTTAAAGGCAAGACTGTTCAAGAAGCTTTACATGTAACGAATAAAGCTGTTATGGAAGCATTAGATGGATTGCCAAAGGTTAAGGTTCATTGTTCTTTGTTAGCGGAAGAAGCGTTACAAGCAGCATTATGGGATTATGCAAAGAAGAACGATATTGTAATTGAAGGACTTAAAGAACCTAAAGAAGAAGATCATGACCATGAGCTTGAAGAAGAAGAATAA
- the nifS gene encoding cysteine desulfurase NifS has translation MDKKTIYFDHAATTSTKKEVLDTMLPYFTESFGNPSSIYNFAVGNKNAIDVARDQVAIAIGADEKEIFFTSGGTEADNWAIKGIAESYKAKGNHIITTTIEHHAVLHTCEYLAKYGYEITYLPVDQYGQINLEDLRNAIKDNTILITIMFANNEIGTVQPIEEIGKIAKEKGVIFHTDAVQAVGHLPIDVHAMNIDLLSMSGHKLYGPKGTGALYVKKGIKLKAFIHGGAQEKGRRAGTENVPGIVGLGKAIELATAHMEEESIRQAKLRDYLIKEVLEKVPYTRLNGHKVNRLPNNVNFSFQFIEGEALLIMLDMKGISASSGSACTSGALDPSHVLLGIGLPHEIAHGSLRITFGEKSTLEEVDYLIEVLQGIVTRLREMSPLYDDFMMSNQ, from the coding sequence ATGGATAAAAAAACGATATATTTTGATCATGCAGCAACAACATCAACAAAAAAAGAAGTACTTGATACCATGCTGCCATATTTTACGGAAAGCTTCGGAAACCCTTCTAGCATTTATAATTTTGCTGTTGGAAATAAGAATGCTATAGATGTTGCAAGAGACCAGGTTGCAATTGCCATTGGGGCAGATGAAAAAGAAATATTTTTTACAAGTGGCGGAACAGAAGCTGATAATTGGGCTATTAAGGGTATTGCAGAAAGTTATAAAGCAAAAGGCAATCACATTATAACAACGACTATAGAACATCATGCAGTACTTCATACATGTGAATATTTAGCGAAGTATGGCTATGAGATCACTTATTTACCAGTTGATCAGTATGGCCAAATTAACTTAGAAGATCTTAGAAATGCAATTAAGGATAATACGATTCTAATCACGATTATGTTTGCAAATAATGAAATCGGTACAGTACAACCAATTGAAGAGATTGGAAAGATTGCAAAAGAAAAAGGTGTTATTTTTCATACAGATGCAGTACAAGCAGTAGGACATCTTCCAATTGATGTTCATGCAATGAATATTGATCTTCTATCTATGAGTGGACATAAATTATACGGTCCAAAAGGGACTGGTGCACTATATGTTAAAAAAGGCATTAAGTTAAAAGCTTTCATTCATGGTGGAGCACAGGAAAAAGGACGAAGAGCAGGTACAGAAAACGTTCCTGGCATAGTGGGACTTGGTAAAGCTATTGAGTTGGCAACAGCTCATATGGAAGAAGAAAGTATAAGGCAAGCAAAACTCAGGGATTATTTGATCAAGGAGGTATTGGAAAAAGTACCTTATACGAGATTAAATGGTCATAAAGTAAATAGATTACCTAATAATGTTAATTTCAGCTTTCAATTTATTGAGGGCGAAGCGTTATTGATTATGTTAGATATGAAAGGAATTAGTGCCTCAAGTGGTTCAGCTTGTACTTCGGGAGCATTAGATCCATCTCACGTGTTACTAGGTATTGGATTACCTCATGAGATTGCGCATGGTTCTCTAAGAATAACTTTTGGTGAAAAAAGCACGCTTGAAGAAGTTGATTACTTGATTGAAGTTTTACAAGGAATTGTTACTAGACTCAGAGAAATGTCTCCTTTATACGATGATTTTATGATGAGTAACCAATAA
- a CDS encoding Rrf2 family transcriptional regulator, translating into MKLSTKGRYGLRAMIDLAINSKENQLSIKIISERQNISENYLEQIIAILKKNGFVKSCRGAQGGYSLTKEPADISVGDILRALEGDLNPVDCITVNEDVQCSEAELCVTKYVWKRISDSINEVVDNISLEDLVHEQERIDACNPSKQIIKS; encoded by the coding sequence ATGAAACTTTCAACAAAAGGTAGATATGGACTAAGAGCAATGATAGATTTAGCAATAAATTCTAAAGAAAACCAGCTATCGATTAAGATTATTTCAGAAAGACAGAACATTTCTGAGAATTATTTAGAACAGATTATAGCAATTCTTAAGAAAAATGGTTTTGTAAAGAGCTGTAGAGGTGCACAGGGTGGGTATTCCCTAACCAAAGAGCCAGCAGATATTTCAGTAGGAGATATTCTAAGGGCATTAGAAGGAGATTTAAACCCCGTTGATTGTATTACGGTTAACGAAGATGTGCAATGTAGCGAAGCAGAACTTTGCGTTACAAAGTATGTATGGAAAAGAATTAGCGATAGTATTAATGAGGTAGTAGATAACATCTCTTTAGAGGATTTGGTACATGAACAGGAACGTATTGATGCTTGTAATCCCTCTAAACAAATAATTAAATCTTAA
- a CDS encoding glucose sorbosone dehydrogenase, with the protein MNIIIYTVLSNLILRGRNAVNVKVNIVTSSEFPYEIKVMVENLNIPWAIAISDEGKVYFTERSGAIRLIEEGKLNPQPLITFVTPFVSQGEGGLMGIALDPNYSQNHYMYVMHSYREGFQIYNRIVRLVEQNNKAYIDRVLLDKIPGGRIHNGGRLKIGPDQRLYITTGDAGNSALAQDPTSTAGKILRIELDGGIPEDNPFPNSPVYSLGHRNPQGLTWNQENILYASEHGQTAHDEINIIQPGANYGWPLVQGDEDSSQIEIQKPLIHSGEDTWAPSGITFSNQGPWKEKLLVAALRGEQLLTISLNEKGTEVQNVESWLRNEYGRLREVIQAKDGSIYITTSNMDGRGVPDRSDDKIIKLIPKVDS; encoded by the coding sequence ATGAACATAATCATTTACACTGTATTGTCTAATCTGATATTGCGTGGGCGTAATGCAGTGAATGTCAAAGTCAATATAGTCACATCAAGTGAATTTCCTTATGAAATTAAAGTTATGGTAGAAAATCTAAATATACCGTGGGCGATAGCAATAAGCGATGAAGGTAAAGTGTATTTTACTGAGCGGTCTGGGGCAATTAGATTGATTGAGGAGGGTAAACTAAATCCACAACCACTTATCACATTTGTCACACCTTTTGTGAGTCAAGGCGAAGGTGGTTTGATGGGTATTGCGCTTGACCCGAACTATTCGCAAAATCATTATATGTATGTTATGCATTCATATAGAGAAGGGTTTCAAATCTATAACCGTATAGTCCGATTGGTTGAACAAAATAATAAAGCTTACATTGACCGAGTACTTCTGGATAAAATACCTGGTGGACGAATTCACAATGGAGGAAGGCTAAAGATAGGACCAGACCAGAGATTGTACATAACAACTGGCGATGCAGGAAATTCTGCATTGGCACAAGATCCAACAAGTACAGCTGGAAAAATACTGCGAATTGAATTAGACGGAGGAATCCCTGAAGATAATCCATTCCCTAATTCACCGGTTTATAGCTTAGGTCATCGAAACCCCCAAGGATTAACGTGGAATCAAGAAAATATCTTATACGCATCAGAGCATGGACAGACAGCACATGATGAGATCAACATTATACAACCAGGAGCCAATTATGGTTGGCCTCTCGTTCAAGGGGATGAAGACTCTAGTCAAATTGAGATACAAAAGCCTTTGATCCATAGCGGAGAAGATACCTGGGCACCGTCTGGTATTACCTTCTCAAATCAAGGACCATGGAAAGAAAAATTACTTGTTGCTGCTTTGCGTGGTGAACAACTACTTACTATCTCATTGAATGAAAAAGGAACAGAAGTACAAAATGTAGAGTCATGGTTGAGGAATGAATATGGACGTTTGCGTGAGGTTATTCAAGCAAAAGATGGATCAATTTATATAACAACAAGTAATATGGATGGCAGAGGAGTTCCAGATAGATCAGATGATAAAATTATCAAGCTCATTCCAAAAGTCGACAGCTAA
- a CDS encoding DUF3307 domain-containing protein: protein MEILLLLIAHLLGDFVFQSSRIAHKKMNDIKYFFLHCAIYSGVILLPLLCFGPTGSIALIFSAIVVIHAVIDYGRIKILKKMRKKKADHKSKDFVIFITDQILHILVIMVCSHFINDLSIIGDAIKNILSKHLEWKQVYNILIYILLYIICLSPTAVFIKKVFVFFSIQNDTDTDKKEELISSGYLIGILERIIILTLGLNAQLGAIGFVLAAKSLARFKQLEDKNFAEKYLLGTLMSVAISLFCITIGNFLLIK from the coding sequence ATGGAGATTTTATTATTATTAATAGCTCATTTGCTTGGAGATTTTGTGTTTCAAAGTTCTAGAATTGCTCATAAAAAGATGAATGATATTAAGTATTTCTTTTTACATTGCGCTATTTATTCAGGAGTAATTTTATTACCTTTATTATGCTTTGGTCCCACTGGAAGTATTGCCTTGATTTTTAGTGCTATTGTAGTGATTCATGCAGTTATAGACTATGGTCGGATCAAAATTCTAAAAAAAATGAGAAAAAAGAAAGCAGATCATAAATCGAAAGATTTTGTAATTTTTATCACTGATCAAATATTGCATATCTTGGTAATTATGGTGTGTAGTCACTTTATTAATGACCTTAGTATCATTGGAGATGCAATTAAGAATATTTTGAGTAAGCACCTCGAATGGAAGCAGGTTTATAATATTCTTATTTACATACTCTTATACATAATTTGCTTGTCGCCAACAGCTGTTTTTATCAAGAAGGTTTTTGTGTTTTTCTCAATTCAGAATGATACAGATACCGATAAGAAAGAAGAATTAATTAGCAGTGGATATCTCATAGGAATTCTTGAAAGAATAATAATTCTAACGCTTGGATTAAATGCACAATTGGGAGCAATTGGATTTGTTTTAGCTGCGAAAAGTTTGGCAAGGTTTAAACAATTAGAAGATAAAAATTTTGCAGAGAAATACCTATTAGGAACACTTATGAGCGTTGCTATTTCATTATTCTGCATCACAATAGGTAATTTTTTATTAATCAAATAA
- a CDS encoding MFS transporter, whose amino-acid sequence MLKHFTKEERSWILYDVANSAYTLTVLTVLFPILFMNLAIEDGLSNSVATAYTQYAKSIYSIIVALLAPILGTYGDYKGKKKKMFIFFLTIGIVGGFLLCIPNLSWKVVFVTYIFATVGYAGANVFYDAFLIDVTTEEKMDQVSSWGYALGYIGSTVPFIAGFAFYVLAHFNIIELKENIAISIAFFITIIWWSLFSIPLIKNVKQNYYIENVEKPIAHTFSRLHKTFKNIKSYKKVFVFLIAYFFYIDAVDTIITASIPIGMALNIVDEVLLIEIVLLIQFLAFPFAILYGWLTKKLGTTIMISVGIVVYIIVCFIGATIQTAVDMWILAILVGMTLGGIQSISRSYFGKIIPKNSSNEFFGFYNIFGKFAAILGPILVGVATQTTGNPRFGMVAIIPLLVIGLILFLISTRMTDSVETMGI is encoded by the coding sequence ATGTTAAAACACTTTACAAAAGAGGAACGCAGTTGGATACTTTATGATGTTGCCAATTCTGCATACACCCTAACGGTATTAACCGTTTTGTTTCCAATACTATTTATGAATTTAGCTATTGAGGATGGATTATCAAATTCTGTAGCAACAGCATATACTCAATATGCAAAATCCATTTACTCAATTATAGTAGCATTATTGGCACCCATACTTGGAACTTATGGAGATTATAAAGGAAAGAAGAAGAAAATGTTTATATTCTTTCTAACAATAGGTATTGTAGGAGGTTTCTTGCTGTGTATTCCTAATCTAAGCTGGAAAGTTGTTTTTGTAACTTATATTTTTGCAACAGTTGGTTATGCAGGCGCCAATGTATTTTATGATGCCTTTTTGATAGACGTAACTACCGAGGAAAAAATGGATCAAGTATCATCCTGGGGATATGCGTTGGGGTACATTGGGAGTACAGTACCTTTCATTGCAGGATTTGCGTTTTATGTTTTAGCACATTTTAATATCATAGAATTAAAAGAAAACATTGCAATTTCTATAGCATTTTTCATTACCATAATATGGTGGTCCTTGTTTTCCATACCATTGATTAAGAACGTGAAACAAAACTACTATATTGAAAACGTTGAAAAACCGATTGCGCATACTTTTTCACGCTTACATAAAACCTTTAAGAATATAAAAAGCTATAAAAAGGTATTTGTGTTCTTAATAGCTTATTTTTTCTATATTGATGCAGTTGATACAATTATTACAGCGTCTATTCCGATTGGTATGGCACTTAATATTGTTGACGAAGTCTTATTAATCGAAATAGTGCTCCTCATACAATTTTTAGCTTTTCCATTTGCAATTTTGTATGGATGGCTAACGAAAAAACTTGGAACGACTATCATGATATCCGTAGGTATTGTGGTTTATATCATTGTTTGCTTTATCGGTGCTACAATTCAAACTGCTGTTGACATGTGGATCTTGGCTATTCTTGTAGGTATGACACTTGGTGGTATACAGTCCATTAGTAGATCTTATTTTGGCAAGATCATTCCTAAAAACAGTTCAAATGAATTTTTTGGATTTTATAATATATTTGGTAAGTTTGCAGCAATTCTTGGCCCTATCTTAGTAGGGGTTGCTACTCAAACTACGGGTAATCCCAGATTTGGCATGGTTGCAATCATTCCACTATTGGTGATTGGCTTGATTTTATTCCTGATTTCAACTAGGATGACAGATTCAGTTGAAACTATGGGAATATAA
- a CDS encoding chaperone ClpB, translating into MKCSACNINTAMIYVTKIVDGKQNRIGLCLPCAQKQGIAPLEQIIEQSGMTPEDFNNINEQMSTLFEDIDMEELSDAIYEENNSENKNPFSSLLSGMFGSHSPASNSEQEEVEEDDDDLSTLKSKTKTKTKTINKKKKRKNLDTYGINLTEKAKNNAVDRIIGRHREIDRAIQILNRRSKNNPVLIGEPGVGKTAIAEGLAVRIVEKQVPAKLLNTEIYLLDLAAIVAGTQFRGQFEARMKAIIKEATEEGNIILVIDEVHNIVGAGDAEGGSMNAANILKPSLARGEVQIIGATTLEEYRKHIEKDAALERRFQPIIVDEPSIEDSIEILKGIKDYYEDYHKVTISDEVIECAVKMSERFISDRFLPDKAIDVIDEAGSRANLKNKGLVELEALKEELKEVVLEKEEAAANDDYEKAADCRVKELRLTDKILSIENQCKNVEITIDDIAYVIEAWTKIPVQSISEDEAYKLMHLEDRLHKRVIGQDEAVIRLSKTIRRNRSGFKKKKKPASFIFVGPTGVGKTELTKALAAEIFNSEEAIIRFDMSEFMEKHTVSKLIGAPPGYIGYEQAGQLTEKVRRKPYSVILLDEIEKAHPDIFNLLLQILEDGRLTDSQGRTVNFENTVIIMTSNAGTNTKGNGIGFGKTGYDSMAEKTKEALKQVFRPEFLNRVDETIVFTELDKIELRQIVELMIKELSIDAKEKAITLIVSEKAKDYILEMGYDIKFGARPLRRTIQRYIEDEIAEKFIKGEVKAGNEIKVDLEDGKMIFQVS; encoded by the coding sequence ATGAAATGTTCAGCATGTAATATCAATACAGCAATGATTTATGTAACAAAAATCGTTGATGGAAAACAAAATAGAATAGGCTTATGCTTACCATGTGCACAAAAGCAAGGAATTGCGCCACTTGAACAAATTATAGAACAAAGTGGAATGACACCTGAAGATTTTAATAATATAAATGAACAAATGAGTACATTATTTGAAGATATAGATATGGAAGAGTTATCAGATGCAATCTATGAAGAAAACAATAGTGAGAATAAGAATCCATTTTCAAGTTTGTTAAGTGGTATGTTTGGGTCCCATTCACCTGCTTCAAATAGTGAGCAAGAAGAGGTTGAAGAGGATGATGACGATTTAAGTACACTAAAATCTAAAACCAAAACAAAAACAAAAACAATCAATAAGAAGAAAAAAAGAAAAAACCTAGATACATATGGTATCAATTTGACGGAAAAAGCAAAAAACAATGCGGTGGATAGAATTATTGGTAGACATAGAGAAATTGACAGAGCAATTCAAATTTTAAACAGAAGATCTAAAAACAACCCTGTTCTTATTGGAGAACCTGGTGTTGGTAAGACTGCAATAGCTGAAGGTCTTGCAGTGCGAATTGTTGAAAAACAAGTTCCAGCAAAGCTATTAAATACAGAAATTTATTTATTGGATTTAGCTGCAATCGTAGCAGGAACACAGTTTAGAGGACAATTTGAAGCTCGTATGAAGGCGATTATTAAAGAAGCAACAGAAGAAGGTAATATCATTCTGGTTATTGATGAAGTTCACAATATTGTTGGGGCTGGTGATGCTGAAGGTGGATCAATGAATGCAGCTAATATATTGAAGCCATCATTAGCTAGAGGTGAAGTTCAGATTATAGGTGCTACAACCCTAGAGGAATATAGAAAGCATATTGAGAAAGATGCAGCATTAGAGCGAAGATTCCAACCGATTATTGTAGACGAACCTTCAATTGAAGATTCTATAGAAATATTAAAGGGTATCAAGGATTACTATGAAGATTATCATAAGGTAACTATATCTGATGAGGTTATTGAGTGCGCAGTGAAAATGTCTGAGAGATTTATTAGTGATAGATTTTTGCCGGATAAAGCGATTGACGTCATTGATGAAGCTGGTTCAAGAGCCAATTTGAAAAACAAAGGGCTAGTTGAGCTAGAAGCATTGAAAGAAGAGCTCAAGGAAGTGGTTTTGGAAAAAGAAGAAGCTGCAGCGAACGATGATTATGAAAAAGCGGCAGATTGTAGAGTAAAGGAACTAAGACTTACAGATAAAATTCTATCTATTGAAAATCAATGCAAAAATGTTGAGATTACAATTGATGATATTGCTTATGTGATAGAAGCTTGGACTAAAATTCCAGTACAAAGTATTTCAGAGGATGAAGCTTATAAGCTTATGCATCTTGAGGACCGACTTCATAAAAGGGTAATTGGTCAAGATGAAGCTGTAATCAGATTGTCTAAAACAATTAGAAGAAATCGTTCTGGATTCAAGAAAAAGAAAAAACCAGCATCCTTTATATTTGTTGGACCTACAGGTGTTGGAAAAACAGAGCTTACCAAAGCACTCGCAGCAGAAATTTTCAATAGTGAGGAAGCAATCATTAGATTTGATATGTCAGAGTTTATGGAAAAGCATACAGTTTCTAAGCTTATTGGAGCTCCGCCTGGGTATATTGGGTATGAACAAGCAGGTCAATTAACAGAAAAGGTGAGAAGAAAACCTTACTCAGTTATTTTGCTAGATGAGATTGAAAAGGCGCATCCAGATATTTTTAATTTGCTTCTTCAAATTCTTGAAGACGGTAGATTGACTGATAGTCAAGGAAGAACTGTTAATTTTGAAAATACAGTTATTATTATGACGTCAAATGCAGGAACCAATACCAAAGGAAATGGGATTGGTTTTGGAAAGACAGGATATGATTCTATGGCTGAAAAAACAAAAGAAGCATTAAAACAAGTATTTAGGCCAGAATTTCTCAATAGAGTTGATGAGACAATTGTATTTACAGAATTAGATAAGATTGAATTAAGACAAATTGTTGAGCTAATGATTAAGGAGCTTTCCATAGATGCAAAGGAAAAAGCAATCACTTTAATCGTTTCTGAAAAAGCCAAGGATTATATTCTAGAAATGGGCTATGATATTAAGTTTGGTGCAAGACCACTTCGTCGAACGATTCAAAGATACATTGAAGATGAAATTGCTGAAAAGTTCATTAAAGGTGAAGTGAAAGCTGGAAATGAAATAAAGGTAGATTTAGAAGATGGTAAAATGATTTTTCAAGTGAGTTAA